In one window of Pseudobdellovibrionaceae bacterium DNA:
- a CDS encoding tryptophan--tRNA ligase, with product MAKHRVLTGVQATGYPHLGNYLGAIRPAIELANQSENESLLFIADYHSLTAMQSPEQIKEGTLAVAASWLASGLDPKKTIIYRQSDVPEIFELAWVLSCFSPKGLMNRAHAYKAKVALNQEAGKSDLDDGVNMGLFNYPILMAADILTFGASMVPIGEDQVQHLEIARDLVQKFNNTYGEVLVLPKFKVSSKIIVGLDGRKMSKSYGNTIPLFDEAKSLRKKVMKIKTDSSPPEAPKDPDDSLVFDLYKEVASPEQIQALADRYRVGIGWGEAKQELFEVLDAHLSEKRKVFNEYMTSPEKLESILKDGAKRARKLAQPILRSVREAIGVGPYLASDS from the coding sequence ATGGCAAAACATCGAGTGTTAACAGGGGTGCAGGCCACAGGTTACCCTCATTTAGGAAATTACCTGGGTGCCATTCGTCCGGCCATTGAGCTGGCTAATCAATCAGAAAATGAATCCCTGTTGTTTATTGCTGACTATCATTCGCTCACAGCCATGCAAAGTCCTGAGCAAATCAAAGAAGGTACCCTCGCTGTTGCGGCTTCCTGGCTTGCCAGCGGATTAGACCCCAAAAAGACCATCATCTATCGCCAATCCGATGTGCCTGAAATATTTGAACTGGCATGGGTATTGTCTTGTTTTTCGCCCAAGGGTCTGATGAATCGAGCCCATGCTTACAAGGCAAAGGTGGCATTAAATCAGGAGGCTGGAAAGTCCGATCTTGATGACGGTGTGAATATGGGGCTTTTTAATTATCCCATATTGATGGCTGCGGACATCTTAACCTTCGGAGCCAGTATGGTTCCCATTGGCGAGGATCAAGTGCAACATTTAGAAATTGCCCGAGATCTGGTGCAAAAGTTCAATAACACTTATGGTGAAGTGCTGGTGCTCCCTAAGTTCAAAGTGTCCAGCAAGATCATAGTGGGCCTTGATGGCCGTAAGATGAGTAAAAGCTACGGCAACACGATCCCGTTGTTTGATGAAGCAAAAAGTCTGCGTAAAAAGGTCATGAAAATTAAAACTGACTCAAGTCCACCCGAAGCCCCAAAAGACCCAGATGATTCATTGGTGTTTGATTTGTATAAAGAAGTGGCCTCGCCTGAACAGATTCAGGCTTTGGCTGATCGGTATCGAGTAGGCATCGGGTGGGGGGAAGCCAAACAAGAGCTTTTTGAGGTGCTCGACGCCCACCTGAGCGAGAAGCGGAAGGTCTTTAATGAGTATATGACTTCGCCTGAAAAGCTCGAAAGCATTTTGAAAGATGGGGCCAAGCGGGCCAGAAAACTGGCTCAACCCATACTGAGATCTGTGCGTGAGGCCATTGGCGTGGGGCCCTATCTGGCCTCTGATTCATAG
- a CDS encoding PDZ domain-containing protein has translation MAMPSKVLGLLVAFLISSTASATVCRQAVGEFGGLAALHVKYDDKKAFAEEIFSDSYAERVVEKYFLTLDPYRMIFFDTEFKVANGYKMAITEMVGGLREDCLFFEATYEMFANALRRHKAIMKNTFRDEKQLAADVQAILKKWKSEEGLADEIELMERFADSPEELAEKAKLILAKEVNRVAQGKEMTESDLRTGLRIISQFRNGYDFHKPESLYQAMAKSMLDALDAHTRYFTKTKYDAFMDALTAGFAGIGVHIVEAEQGLKVVEVVSGGPADQQGVLKAGDVIISANGDEEVLLEPVETAVLALKGDPGTAVSVDIMRDGQRINGLEIVRGFVNTQKESVTYRVEEIDGVKYGYVHATQFYSASDMGEGGLSASVKKALISLEDQGVEGLLLDLSGNPGGSVDEAVRIVGLFIDEGPVVRLKGPVVDDVKVDTDSSYKFNKPVVVMIDHGSASASEIVSGALQDYNRALVIGADNSYGKGSGQSVFATEAFSGLQVLDGGVKLTTFYYYLPTGRSIQHRGVQSDVVLPAVTSSEEEKLEKDVNPTSLPPKPIDSLMSRNGGDKWMSDTKRKGYVSDLNEGVSFGYYDSAEKQAFQVLKGWVRLSQGKAALTPLESYESLMMKVD, from the coding sequence ATGGCGATGCCTTCAAAGGTCTTAGGCCTATTGGTTGCCTTTCTTATATCATCAACGGCTTCGGCCACAGTTTGCCGGCAGGCGGTGGGTGAGTTTGGGGGGCTGGCTGCCCTTCACGTCAAATACGATGACAAAAAAGCTTTTGCAGAAGAGATCTTCTCAGACAGCTATGCTGAACGGGTGGTTGAAAAGTATTTTCTAACATTAGACCCCTATAGAATGATTTTTTTCGATACAGAATTCAAAGTGGCTAATGGGTACAAAATGGCCATAACCGAGATGGTAGGTGGGCTCCGAGAGGATTGTCTGTTTTTTGAGGCCACCTATGAGATGTTCGCCAATGCCCTAAGACGTCACAAGGCCATTATGAAAAATACCTTCCGCGATGAGAAACAGTTGGCGGCAGATGTGCAAGCGATTTTAAAAAAGTGGAAATCCGAAGAGGGGTTAGCGGATGAAATCGAATTGATGGAGCGTTTTGCCGACAGCCCCGAGGAGCTTGCTGAAAAGGCTAAACTGATTTTGGCTAAAGAAGTAAATCGCGTGGCCCAAGGCAAAGAAATGACCGAATCGGATTTGCGCACGGGCCTTCGCATTATTAGCCAGTTTCGAAACGGGTATGATTTTCATAAGCCAGAGAGCCTGTACCAGGCCATGGCCAAGTCTATGCTAGATGCTCTTGACGCCCACACTCGCTATTTCACAAAGACCAAGTACGATGCGTTTATGGATGCGTTGACAGCCGGTTTTGCAGGTATTGGTGTGCATATTGTTGAGGCCGAACAAGGCTTAAAGGTTGTTGAAGTGGTTTCGGGTGGGCCCGCAGATCAACAAGGGGTTTTAAAGGCAGGAGATGTGATTATTTCGGCCAACGGTGATGAGGAAGTTTTACTTGAGCCGGTGGAAACAGCGGTCCTAGCCTTAAAGGGTGATCCTGGCACAGCGGTCAGTGTGGACATCATGCGTGATGGTCAACGCATCAACGGCCTAGAAATTGTGCGTGGCTTCGTTAATACCCAAAAAGAGTCAGTCACCTATCGCGTAGAAGAAATTGATGGTGTTAAATACGGATATGTGCACGCCACACAATTTTATTCGGCTTCTGACATGGGTGAAGGTGGTCTCAGTGCGTCTGTGAAAAAAGCACTGATCAGTTTAGAAGACCAAGGAGTTGAGGGTTTACTTCTAGATTTAAGTGGTAATCCCGGCGGTTCGGTAGATGAGGCCGTTCGAATTGTGGGGCTTTTTATTGATGAGGGACCGGTTGTGAGATTAAAGGGCCCGGTAGTTGATGATGTGAAGGTGGATACGGATTCTTCTTACAAGTTCAATAAGCCAGTTGTAGTTATGATAGACCATGGGTCGGCATCGGCGTCAGAAATTGTTTCAGGAGCCTTGCAAGACTACAATCGCGCATTGGTGATCGGTGCTGACAACTCTTATGGTAAGGGTTCAGGGCAATCAGTATTTGCGACGGAGGCCTTTAGTGGACTTCAGGTGCTAGACGGCGGTGTGAAGCTGACCACGTTTTATTATTACTTACCCACGGGGCGTTCCATTCAGCATCGGGGCGTGCAAAGTGATGTGGTGTTGCCTGCAGTAACCTCCAGCGAAGAGGAAAAGCTTGAAAAAGACGTGAATCCTACAAGCTTACCGCCAAAGCCCATTGATAGCTTAATGTCTAGAAATGGTGGCGATAAATGGATGAGCGATACAAAGCGCAAGGGCTACGTCAGTGACCTAAATGAAGGCGTGAGTTTTGGGTACTATGACTCAGCAGAAAAGCAAGCCTTCCAGGTTCTTAAAGGTTGGGTGCGCCTCAGCCAGGGAAAAGCGGCATTAACACCGCTTGAGAGCTATGAATCCCTGATGATGAAGGTGGATTAA
- the lpdA gene encoding dihydrolipoyl dehydrogenase: MSQNEFDVIFIGSGPGGYVGAIRAAQLGLNTAVIEKDKTFGGTCLNVGCIPSKALLESSEHFLAAQEELGHHGVNVGSVSLDLSTMLKRKDKIVEELTTGIDYLFKKNKITAFQGTGKFKGPHEVEVTDSAGKTQTLVGKNIVIATGSVPRPLPGLDVDGKHIITSTEALSLPAVPEHMVVVGAGAIGLEMGSVWGRLGAKVTVVEYGSKICGPMDAKLSKRLQQILSKQGFTFELDAKVSQAKVKGSTVTVSIERMKKGDTLEVKCDVVLVAAGRAPYTKGLGLENVGLSTNDRGVVEVDRHWRTSQSHIYAIGDVIPGPMLAHKAEEEGVAVAEIIAGKHGHVNYETVPSVIYTWPEFASVGKTEEELKAAGVSFNVGTFPFTANGRAKALGHTEGQVKILADKTTDRILGAHIVGPRASDLLGELVVAMEFAGSSEDVALSFHAHPTLSEVIREAALAVSGRARQM, encoded by the coding sequence ATGTCGCAAAATGAATTTGACGTGATTTTTATTGGCTCAGGCCCCGGTGGCTACGTAGGCGCCATTCGCGCCGCCCAACTCGGCCTCAACACGGCAGTGATTGAAAAAGATAAAACTTTTGGTGGCACGTGTTTGAATGTGGGCTGCATCCCTTCAAAGGCCTTACTTGAATCCAGCGAACATTTCTTAGCCGCCCAGGAAGAACTGGGCCATCATGGTGTAAATGTAGGCTCTGTGTCGTTGGATCTTTCGACCATGCTCAAGCGAAAAGATAAAATTGTTGAGGAACTCACTACTGGCATTGATTACTTGTTTAAGAAAAACAAGATTACGGCCTTTCAGGGAACGGGAAAATTTAAAGGCCCCCACGAAGTGGAGGTCACTGATAGTGCCGGAAAAACGCAAACGCTTGTGGGTAAAAATATAGTGATCGCCACCGGCAGCGTGCCCCGGCCGCTCCCTGGCCTAGATGTCGACGGCAAGCATATTATCACTTCCACAGAAGCTTTGTCTTTACCTGCTGTACCTGAACACATGGTGGTTGTTGGCGCCGGCGCTATCGGCTTAGAAATGGGCTCTGTTTGGGGGCGACTTGGCGCCAAGGTGACAGTTGTCGAATATGGTTCAAAAATTTGCGGACCCATGGATGCTAAACTTTCAAAACGTTTACAGCAAATCTTGAGTAAACAAGGGTTCACCTTTGAACTGGATGCAAAAGTATCTCAAGCCAAGGTCAAAGGGTCTACGGTAACTGTGAGTATTGAGCGCATGAAAAAAGGTGACACACTGGAGGTGAAGTGTGATGTGGTGCTGGTCGCCGCAGGACGAGCTCCTTACACAAAAGGTCTTGGCCTTGAGAACGTGGGCCTTTCTACCAATGACCGCGGCGTCGTTGAGGTGGATCGACATTGGCGCACATCACAAAGTCATATCTACGCCATTGGAGACGTGATTCCAGGGCCCATGCTTGCACACAAGGCAGAAGAAGAAGGCGTGGCCGTAGCCGAAATCATTGCCGGAAAACATGGCCATGTGAACTATGAAACCGTACCTAGTGTTATATACACGTGGCCAGAATTCGCCTCGGTGGGCAAAACAGAAGAAGAACTCAAAGCTGCTGGTGTTTCTTTCAACGTAGGCACTTTTCCATTTACGGCAAATGGCCGCGCCAAGGCGCTTGGCCACACCGAAGGACAAGTAAAAATACTTGCCGACAAAACCACTGACCGCATTCTAGGTGCCCATATTGTTGGTCCCAGAGCTTCAGATTTGTTGGGCGAACTGGTGGTGGCCATGGAATTTGCCGGAAGTAGTGAAGATGTGGCCTTAAGTTTTCATGCCCATCCCACACTGTCAGAGGTAATTCGCGAGGCGGCCCTGGCTGTCAGTGGACGTGCTCGTCAAATGTAA
- the odhB gene encoding 2-oxoglutarate dehydrogenase complex dihydrolipoyllysine-residue succinyltransferase, producing the protein MAFSIKIPAVGESITEATIAEWSKQDGEYVNRDDVLLVLETDKASVEVVAEESGLLKISTPEGETVPIGEVVGQIDTSAAKPAGGTPRASATPPPPPAGTNGSGNGAHPDLKASGSPAVQRMAAETGINPQTVTGTGRGGRVTKGDMLTAASAPAGASVSAPTAPAPSKIPPLPMAQNLGGGTEEIVREPMSRLRQTIAKRLVEAQQSAAILTTFNEIDMGPIMDLRNRYKDAFKEKYGVGLGFMGFFVKAVVEALKEYPRVNGYIDGKDIVFHNYYHIGIAVGTEKGLVVPVIRHADRLSVAEIEQSIKHYALKARDGKLTVDDLSGGTFTISNGGVYGSLMSTPILNPPQSGILGMHKIEERPVAVKGQVEVHPMMYVALSYDHRIIDGKESVSFLVRVKECIEDPSRIFLGI; encoded by the coding sequence ATGGCATTTTCAATTAAAATCCCCGCCGTTGGCGAGTCCATTACTGAGGCCACAATTGCCGAGTGGAGCAAACAAGATGGAGAATACGTCAATAGAGACGATGTGCTTTTGGTCCTTGAAACGGACAAAGCCAGCGTTGAAGTGGTGGCCGAAGAGTCAGGCCTACTAAAAATTAGCACTCCCGAAGGAGAAACGGTTCCCATTGGCGAAGTTGTGGGACAAATCGACACCAGTGCTGCAAAACCTGCCGGCGGCACACCCCGTGCCTCGGCCACACCTCCTCCCCCACCTGCCGGCACGAATGGCTCGGGCAACGGTGCGCATCCCGATCTTAAAGCCAGCGGCAGTCCAGCTGTGCAAAGAATGGCCGCAGAAACGGGCATCAACCCCCAAACTGTGACTGGCACGGGACGTGGCGGACGAGTGACTAAGGGTGATATGTTAACTGCGGCCAGTGCTCCGGCGGGCGCTAGTGTGAGTGCGCCAACTGCGCCGGCTCCCTCTAAAATCCCACCCTTGCCGATGGCTCAGAACTTGGGCGGCGGCACCGAGGAAATCGTTCGAGAACCCATGTCTCGGCTCAGACAAACCATTGCCAAGCGACTTGTGGAAGCCCAACAAAGTGCAGCCATATTGACTACTTTTAACGAGATCGACATGGGCCCGATAATGGACCTTCGCAATCGTTACAAAGATGCATTTAAAGAAAAATACGGTGTCGGCTTGGGGTTCATGGGATTTTTTGTGAAAGCCGTAGTAGAAGCCCTTAAAGAGTACCCGCGGGTAAACGGCTACATCGACGGCAAAGACATTGTGTTTCATAATTACTATCATATTGGCATTGCCGTTGGCACTGAAAAGGGTCTGGTGGTGCCCGTGATCCGTCATGCCGATCGTTTGTCTGTGGCTGAAATTGAACAAAGTATCAAACATTACGCATTGAAAGCTCGTGATGGAAAACTCACCGTAGATGATTTAAGTGGAGGCACTTTCACTATCAGTAATGGCGGTGTCTACGGTTCACTGATGTCCACGCCCATATTGAACCCACCACAAAGCGGCATCTTAGGTATGCATAAGATCGAAGAGCGCCCCGTGGCTGTGAAAGGACAAGTAGAAGTTCATCCCATGATGTATGTGGCACTTTCTTATGACCACCGAATCATCGATGGAAAAGAATCTGTAAGCTTCCTCGTGCGGGTTAAAGAATGCATTGAAGATCCCTCGCGTATTTTTCTGGGCATTTAA
- a CDS encoding 2-oxoglutarate dehydrogenase E1 component, with amino-acid sequence MAQPSSEKFSYLSRGNLEYIEEQYSHFLKNPDSIDPEWRLFFEGMEFAQNLAGAGQLSDQEIGVYNLIKEYRDYGHQAAHLDPLNLTQKDLSQFALERFRLSETDLNKPFKSGGLVGLPNAPLKDIIAFLESTYCGTLAVQVSGCEDNVREWFNREMEQKSPDFQLEAEDKKQILRSLIRTESLEKFLHSRFVGAKRFSVEGGDSLLPMLETLVSTGTKKGVKEIVIGMAHRGRINVLANFMDKAIETIFGEFSGNIIGLSGYEGDVKYHLGHSTDKETPHGTCHVSLAFNPSHLEAVNPVACGMTRAKQRFHNDTGERKKVVNVLIHGDAAFSGQGIVSETLQLSQLKGYTVGGTIHVIINNQVGFTTNPVDDRSTRYSSDMAKAIKAPVMLVNGDDPEACVRAMNMALRFRQEFGQDVVIDLICYRRFGHNESDEPAFTQPLMYDVIKKHPTAKAIYTETLVKEGVIDQSWADNLYQEKMDNLQAILEDVRQNPPEFKPQVFGGQWQKLRRGTLEDFEKTWDTSVNAEKLKELSQFLTQTPDGFNIHSKVKRLLEQRAKMMEDNNIDWGMAELLSYASLVSENISVRITGQDVMRGTFTHRHAVYFDTKTGEPYKPIAQINPNKEFCIYNSPLSEMAVLGFEYGNAITDPSFMTIWEAQFGDFANGAQIIIDQFLSSGEDKWARMVGLTLLLPHGYEGQGPEHSSARLERFLQLCAGASMQVCNLTTPANLFHALRRQMKRDFRKPLVIMSPKSLLRHPMVVSTLEELATGPFQEVIPDPKEPDTAAVENVILCTGKLYYDLVSEREKSPIDKKLAIIRVEQLSPFPKIQLAAFLGGYPGLKRVIWAQEEPKNMGAYTYIAPKIEDLLKDLGLNKMPVEYVGRTERATPATGSHKVHVAEQQAIVNECLMI; translated from the coding sequence ATGGCGCAACCCTCTTCAGAGAAATTCAGCTATCTCTCTCGCGGAAACCTGGAATACATAGAAGAACAATACAGTCACTTTTTAAAAAATCCCGATAGCATCGACCCTGAATGGCGCTTGTTTTTTGAAGGGATGGAGTTTGCGCAAAATTTAGCGGGCGCCGGACAGCTGTCTGATCAAGAGATCGGTGTGTATAACCTCATCAAAGAATACCGCGACTACGGCCACCAAGCCGCCCATCTTGACCCTTTGAACTTGACCCAAAAAGATCTGTCGCAATTTGCATTGGAGCGTTTTCGCTTGAGCGAAACAGATTTAAATAAACCTTTTAAATCCGGCGGATTGGTGGGGCTACCGAATGCTCCCCTCAAAGACATTATTGCGTTTTTAGAATCGACCTATTGCGGAACACTGGCTGTGCAGGTTTCTGGCTGTGAAGATAACGTGCGCGAGTGGTTTAACCGCGAAATGGAACAAAAGTCCCCGGACTTTCAGCTAGAGGCTGAAGACAAAAAGCAAATTCTGCGATCGCTCATTCGCACAGAGTCCCTTGAAAAGTTCCTTCACTCTCGGTTTGTGGGTGCAAAGCGATTTTCGGTGGAAGGCGGCGACTCGCTATTGCCCATGCTCGAAACCTTAGTTTCTACGGGAACCAAAAAGGGTGTAAAAGAAATTGTTATTGGCATGGCCCATCGAGGCCGAATCAATGTCCTTGCTAATTTCATGGATAAAGCCATTGAAACCATTTTTGGAGAGTTCAGTGGAAATATCATTGGACTATCAGGATATGAGGGCGACGTAAAATATCATTTGGGCCATTCCACTGACAAAGAAACTCCACATGGCACCTGCCATGTTTCGCTGGCCTTTAATCCCTCCCATCTCGAGGCTGTCAATCCTGTGGCCTGCGGCATGACCCGAGCCAAACAACGCTTTCATAACGATACCGGCGAGCGAAAAAAAGTGGTGAATGTGCTCATACACGGTGACGCCGCCTTTTCTGGACAAGGCATTGTGAGTGAAACTCTGCAGCTGTCTCAACTTAAAGGTTATACCGTGGGCGGCACCATCCATGTGATTATCAACAATCAAGTGGGTTTCACCACCAATCCAGTAGATGATCGCTCCACTCGTTACAGTTCTGATATGGCAAAAGCCATCAAAGCTCCCGTTATGTTGGTCAACGGCGACGACCCCGAAGCCTGTGTGCGCGCCATGAACATGGCCCTTCGGTTTCGGCAAGAATTTGGACAAGACGTGGTGATTGACCTCATTTGCTATCGACGCTTTGGTCACAACGAGAGTGACGAACCCGCATTCACCCAACCCCTTATGTATGACGTGATTAAAAAACACCCCACGGCCAAAGCCATCTACACAGAAACTCTGGTTAAAGAGGGCGTCATTGATCAAAGTTGGGCTGACAATCTTTACCAAGAAAAAATGGACAACCTGCAGGCGATTTTAGAAGATGTTCGCCAGAATCCGCCCGAGTTTAAGCCCCAAGTGTTTGGTGGCCAATGGCAAAAATTGCGTCGAGGTACACTAGAGGACTTTGAAAAGACCTGGGACACCTCGGTGAATGCGGAAAAATTAAAAGAGCTAAGCCAGTTTCTCACGCAAACGCCAGATGGGTTTAATATCCACTCTAAAGTGAAGCGACTTCTTGAGCAGCGAGCCAAGATGATGGAAGACAATAACATTGACTGGGGCATGGCTGAGCTTTTGTCCTACGCAAGCTTAGTGTCAGAAAATATTTCTGTACGAATCACCGGCCAAGATGTGATGCGCGGTACGTTCACCCATCGACATGCTGTTTATTTTGACACAAAAACGGGTGAGCCTTACAAGCCCATTGCTCAGATCAATCCCAATAAAGAATTTTGCATTTACAACAGCCCCCTTTCTGAAATGGCTGTCTTGGGTTTTGAATATGGAAACGCCATCACCGACCCTTCGTTTATGACCATTTGGGAAGCGCAATTTGGAGACTTTGCTAACGGCGCACAAATCATCATCGACCAATTCCTCTCCTCTGGCGAAGATAAGTGGGCGCGAATGGTCGGCCTGACGTTGTTATTGCCCCACGGCTATGAGGGACAAGGACCTGAGCATTCAAGCGCACGACTAGAGCGTTTTCTACAACTCTGTGCCGGAGCCAGCATGCAAGTCTGCAATCTCACAACACCGGCCAACTTGTTTCACGCTCTACGGCGACAAATGAAACGGGATTTTCGAAAGCCTTTAGTCATTATGTCACCTAAATCATTGCTCCGGCATCCCATGGTTGTGTCTACACTCGAAGAGTTAGCCACTGGTCCCTTTCAAGAGGTGATTCCCGACCCGAAAGAGCCTGACACAGCTGCTGTAGAGAATGTGATTTTGTGCACCGGCAAACTTTACTATGATCTTGTCAGTGAGCGCGAAAAAAGCCCCATTGATAAGAAGCTTGCTATCATTCGAGTGGAACAACTTTCGCCTTTTCCAAAAATCCAACTGGCGGCTTTCTTAGGTGGTTACCCAGGGCTTAAGCGAGTGATCTGGGCGCAAGAGGAACCAAAAAATATGGGTGCATATACATACATCGCACCAAAAATCGAGGACCTTTTAAAAGATTTGGGTCTCAACAAAATGCCTGTAGAATATGTAGGCCGTACAGAACGAGCCACACCAGCCACCGGTTCGCACAAAGTGCATGTGGCGGAACAACAAGCCATCGTCAATGAATGTTTAATGATTTAA
- a CDS encoding mechanosensitive ion channel encodes MDYLHHLASWTSQFHWLPDFWDFNIATIDGKPITLGTVLTGIVLLILGYFLCRQLSRWFGRRVLSRLDIDESLKHTLQTIIFYVLLIILTLFVLRLLNVPVTIFTVLGGALAIGVGFGSQNIVNNFISGLIIMIERPVRVGDFIQLESLGGRVEHIGARSTRIKSLDNTHIVVPNSSFLEKNVLNWTLSDDLVRIKVAVGVAYGSDTERVENFLKQAAGEEDAILKYPEPIVVFADFGDNSLNFEVYFWTHLTDMMNIKLLQSRLRFRIDHIFREGGVVIAFPQRDVHLDTLRPLQVEVVQPTSKH; translated from the coding sequence ATGGACTATCTTCACCATCTAGCAAGCTGGACCAGTCAATTTCACTGGCTTCCTGATTTTTGGGATTTCAATATAGCCACCATTGATGGCAAACCCATCACCTTAGGTACGGTTCTTACCGGAATAGTTCTTCTTATTTTAGGATATTTTTTATGTCGACAGCTCAGTCGGTGGTTTGGGCGACGCGTACTCTCCCGTTTAGATATTGATGAATCACTGAAGCACACTCTGCAGACCATCATCTTTTATGTGCTTTTGATAATACTCACGTTGTTTGTTTTGCGATTACTGAATGTACCCGTTACCATCTTCACAGTTCTCGGTGGAGCTCTTGCTATCGGAGTCGGTTTTGGTTCACAAAATATTGTAAATAACTTTATTAGCGGTTTGATTATTATGATTGAACGGCCGGTCCGTGTGGGCGATTTCATCCAGCTAGAAAGCCTAGGGGGCCGGGTGGAACATATTGGGGCCCGCTCCACTCGAATTAAATCTCTCGATAATACCCATATTGTTGTTCCCAATAGTTCTTTCTTAGAGAAAAACGTTTTGAATTGGACTTTGAGTGATGATCTGGTCCGAATCAAAGTGGCCGTAGGGGTGGCCTATGGTTCAGATACAGAGCGAGTGGAGAATTTTCTCAAGCAAGCAGCTGGCGAAGAAGATGCCATTTTGAAATACCCAGAGCCCATCGTTGTGTTTGCGGATTTTGGCGATAATTCACTGAATTTTGAAGTGTATTTCTGGACTCATCTCACAGACATGATGAATATCAAATTGTTGCAGAGCCGATTGCGCTTTCGAATCGATCATATCTTCCGCGAGGGCGGCGTTGTGATCGCCTTTCCGCAACGAGATGTTCACCTCGATACATTGCGCCCCCTGCAGGTGGAAGTGGTTCAGCCAACAAGTAAGCATTAG
- a CDS encoding squalene/phytoene synthase family protein, translating into MDVKDFASMDFYQDHLNQVSRSFAFCIEQLEWPLRHWVSLTYLVCRMLDTIEDAEWSADEDQKIQFHEFDQLMSGTSALNNLKLWQQRFPKHIPKGEQKLIAESERVFLDFHSYPEDVRRTVQFVGVTMSSGMQKFAGRSGAGIVRLKNLCDVNRYCFFVAGLVGEGLTRLLSLVDSKVELTSKRLLASHHFGQFLQKVNLLKDQGDDEKVGRFLVPSRRELTDSLGKNALQAKEYLYSIPLEHQGYRLFCAWSLFLGLASLPWTNAAYVSGKKLKIPRFETAKILADVKSRIDKPEALNHLFEELFTKAGLKRREFAVNCSSVGPWPSDLYSGALQRSDLVDLGVCE; encoded by the coding sequence ATGGACGTAAAAGATTTTGCCTCCATGGATTTCTATCAAGATCACCTCAATCAAGTGAGTCGCAGTTTTGCGTTTTGTATTGAGCAGCTGGAGTGGCCTTTGCGCCATTGGGTGAGTTTGACCTATTTGGTCTGTCGCATGTTAGACACCATTGAAGATGCCGAGTGGTCAGCCGATGAAGATCAAAAAATTCAATTTCATGAGTTTGATCAGCTGATGAGTGGCACCAGCGCCTTGAATAATCTGAAGCTTTGGCAACAGCGATTTCCCAAACACATTCCAAAGGGTGAGCAAAAGCTCATTGCTGAAAGTGAACGGGTATTTTTAGATTTTCACTCCTACCCAGAGGATGTGCGAAGAACAGTGCAGTTTGTCGGCGTGACCATGAGCTCGGGTATGCAGAAGTTCGCGGGGCGAAGTGGCGCAGGGATTGTTCGGTTAAAAAATCTTTGTGATGTGAATCGGTATTGCTTTTTTGTGGCCGGTCTTGTGGGCGAGGGCTTGACGCGATTATTGTCTTTAGTCGACTCAAAAGTGGAGCTCACCTCGAAGCGACTTTTGGCATCCCATCACTTTGGCCAGTTCTTACAAAAAGTGAACTTACTAAAAGATCAAGGCGACGATGAGAAAGTGGGGCGGTTTCTAGTCCCCTCAAGGCGAGAACTCACCGACAGTTTGGGTAAGAATGCTCTTCAGGCCAAAGAATATTTGTACAGTATCCCCCTTGAACATCAAGGATATCGTCTGTTTTGTGCTTGGTCTTTGTTTTTGGGGTTGGCCTCATTGCCTTGGACAAACGCCGCCTATGTGAGTGGTAAAAAATTGAAGATACCTCGTTTTGAAACTGCAAAAATATTAGCCGATGTGAAAAGTCGCATAGATAAGCCCGAAGCCCTCAATCATTTATTTGAAGAGCTATTTACAAAAGCCGGTCTGAAAAGGCGCGAGTTTGCGGTGAATTGTTCAAGTGTGGGGCCTTGGCCCAGTGACCTTTATAGTGGGGCCCTTCAGCGTTCAGACCTCGTGGACCTTGGGGTTTGTGAGTAA